A genomic window from Punica granatum isolate Tunisia-2019 chromosome 2, ASM765513v2, whole genome shotgun sequence includes:
- the LOC116196616 gene encoding protein YLS7: MVLASPKSSSQMAAFPKALSAIAVSVGGLAVFLIIASMLLLSHPIGLRVQGYFNGVDSSTKADLEVPFANQTTADHSHDNNIELFDKEATYKSSLEVPVTAHAPPRVSEYKEAENKPKPVPPVSSVVPEKRVVGKDNVNDKVDEDVTSTPVNESENSTSSATTESPSFPGRAHNTSSVGSSCDLYHGSWFYDPLGPLYTNNTCPVLTQMQNCQGNGRPDMEYENWRWKPSQCELPRFDPKKFLELMRGKTLAFIGDSVARNQMESLLCLLWQAEAPKNRGNRRMQRWFFRSTSTMIVRMWSSWLVQPTSEPIDFAPEGVTKLHLDSPDKDIMEFLPGFDVVVLSSGHWFAKQSVYVLNNEIVGGQLWWPDKSRPMKINNIEAFGISVETILTAIVLHPNYTGLTIMRSYSPDHYEGGAWNTGGSCTGKVRPLAVGELVENGFTNIMHEKQVTGFNHAVGKTTNNSKMRLMDITEAFGYRHDGHPGPYRSPDPNKITKRGADGRPPPQDCLHWCMPGPVDTWNELVLEIIRREFEGK; this comes from the exons ATGGTCTTGGCTTCACCCAAGAGTTCGTCTCAGATGGCTGCATTTCCCAAGGCGCTCTCGGCCATTGCAGTCTCTGTAGGAGGGCTAGCAGTGTTCTTAATTATCGCTTCGATGCTTCTACTTTCTCATCCTATTGGTTTGAGGGTTCAAGGTTATTTTAATGGCGTTGACAGTTCAACAAAGGCGGACCTCGAAGTTCCTTTTGCTAATCAGACCACGGCTGACCATTCGCATGATAACAACATTGAATTGTTTGACAAAGAAGCTACATATAAGTCTTCTTTGGAGGTGCCTGTGACTGCACATGCCCCTCCTAGAGTCTCAGAATATAAAGAAGCTGAAAATAAACCAAAACCGGTTCCCCCAGTGTCTTCTGTTGTACCAGAGAAGCGTGTTGTCGGAAAGGATAACGTGAATGACAAAGTAGACGAAGATGTCACTTCAACTCCTGTGAATGAATCCGAGAATTCCACATCATCGGCGACAACAGAGTCACCGTCCTTTCCTGGCAGGGCCCATAATACTTCTTCAGTTGGATCAA GTTGTGATCTGTATCATGGAAGTTGGTTTTACGATCCACTGGGGCCACTGTACACAAACAACACATGCCCAGTTCTTACACAGATGCAGAACTGCCAGGGGAACGGGAGGCCCGACATGGAATATGAGAACTGGCGGTGGAAACCATCTCAGTGTGAACTCCCAAGATTTGATCCAAAGAAATTTTTGGAGTTGATGAGAGGAAAAACTTTAGCTTTCATTGGAGACTCGGTTGCACGTAACCAAATGGAGTCATTGCTGTGCCTCCTCTGGCAG GCCGAAGCGCCCAAGAACCGAGGCAACCGGAGGATGCAGCGATGGTTCTTCCGGTCAACATCTACAATGATTGTCCGGATGTGGTCATCGTGGCTCGTCCAGCCGACCTCCGAGCCAATTGATTTTGCTCCGGAGGGCGTGACGAAGCTCCATCTTGATTCACCGGATAAAGATATCATGGAATTCCTCCCGGGATTTGATGTTGTTGTCCTCTCCTCAGGCCATTGGTTTGCTAAGCAGTCTGTTTATGTCTTGAACAATGAGATTGTGGGCGGGCAATTGTGGTGGCCTGACAAGTCTCGCCCCATGAAGATCAACAACATTGAAGCATTTGGGATTTCTGTCGAGACAATTCTCACGGCTATTGTCTTGCATCCGAATTATACTGGTCTGACTATCATGCGTTCCTACTCACCTGACCACTATGAGGGTGGAGCATGGAATACTGGTGGATCATGCACTGGGAAGGTTCGTCCTCTAGCAGTTGGAGAATTGGTGGAGAATGGTTTCACAAACATAATGCACGAGAAACAAGTGACGGGTTTTAACCATGCAGTTGGGAAGACTACGAATAACTCAAAGATGAGGCTGATGGATATCACTGAGGCATTTGGATACCGTCATGATGGGCATCCAGGCCCATATAGAAGTCCAGACCCGAACAAGATCACAAAACGTGGGGCCGACGGGAGGCCGCCCCCGCAGGATTGCCTACACTGGTGCATGCCAGGCCCAGTCGATACCTGGAACGAGCTTGTGCTCGAGATCATACGGAGGGAATTCGAAGGCAAGTAA